In Acidisarcina polymorpha, the DNA window GCACGTGCGACAACCAGATTGGAAAAGCATTTGGAGGTGCTTCTCCTGAGGAGAAGTCCAAAGGGGGTTTCGCTCACGGATGCAGGCACAGAGTTTCTTGTCAGCTGTAATCAAGCCCTTCGGACGATCAGGATTGGAAGCGAAACGTTACAGGAACGGCGCGTCAATCCCCGCGGTCTCATCAGGGTATGTAGTCCCATCGTTTTAGCTAATGGTCTGCTAGTCCAGATACTCCCTGACTTCTTGCACAAGTTCCCAGAAATCCGTATTGCGATCGAGACGTACACAGATGACTTCGAGCGAGAGCCAAGGGATGACGTGGACGTATTCTTCAAGATCGTGCCGCCGAGAGACTCAGTGAGGCGTATGCGGAAGTTTCCCAGTACCCTGCGAGGTTTGTTCGCGAGTAGGGAGTATGTTCAGCGTGTTGGGAAGCCGGATCGCCCCGGCGAACTGCTCGCACATGCTTGCATTGGCGCAGAGACGTGGCAATTGACGAACGGCTCGTCTCAAGTTACCGAAGTAGCCCCGACATTCCGGGTCACTACTTGCGATCCAGTCGTCATGTGCGATCTGGTGTTACGGGGTCTGGGCATTGCGATCCTACCGCTCTATATGGCTAGACAACCAGCAATTTTTCGGCGGCTCGTTCCGCTATTGCCTCAGTGGCATCCGAGACCTGCCATAATCTCGGCCCTATACTTCGGTCCAGCTGCGTTGGCGCCTAAGATCAAAGTCTTCTTGGACTTCGTGGGAGAGATCCTTGGTACAGACCGGGATCCACGTGTCAGAGATGCGCCCTTTGAGGGATTGTTCGGAAAACCCGACGAAGCGTAGCCCTGTGCCATCAGCTGGCCACAGTATACGTTTCATGCGTTGCTGTAGGGGAGTAAACGCCGGGCATGCCGTCCGATTGGAACCTCCCTCCGACCACGTGCAATGTCTCGCCAATAAATCCGGCAGCGAATCCATGACGGGTGATCTGTACGTGTGGGAGAGTCGCCCACGTTTGTGCAGAGGGGTCGTATAACTCAAATGCCCAGAATGACTCCTTAATCTTTGCTGTCTCGTACTCACCACCCGTGACATAGATGCGCCCGTTATAGGCAGCTCCATTTACGTCCCCACGGTTAGTGGGCGCGCGGCCCACGAGACTCCAGATGTCTTGTTCGGGATCGTACATCTCGATCAGATCAGTGATGGAAGCCATATTCACGAAGACTAAACCGATTCTGCCGTTGAGAGCATAAATTTTTCCTCCGACAGCAGCCGCCAAGTAGTGATTTCGAGGCGTCGGCATAGATTCCCTTTGTCTCCATGTGTCGGTTCTAGGATTGTATTCGTCGACGAATCCCGTAACGGTCTGGCCGCCGGGAGTCGCGAGGGGGATCGGCTTTGCAGTGCTGCCATCCACACTTGAACTGACTCCACCAACAACGTAGATTTTGTCCCCTACTGTCACCGCATAGCCGGCGCCATGTGGACGTGGTAGGGGGAGCAAGACGCTTGTATGTGTTGGCGCCGGGAGTGTACTCCCATGAACCATCCGTTGGTTGCCACGACATCTTTGGTTGGCCGCCGAGAGTAAATCCTCCGAAGATGTAAATCTTCCCGTCGTGCGCGGATGCCATGAGGTGATGTGCAGGCATGGGCATGTCACGCAGCGTTGACCAGTGTGAACCTTCAGAGTCGAATCGAAACGCGGCTCCATATGGGACTTCCCCAGCAGCATCGTTCAGACCGCCAAACACATACAAGCTCCGGTCCACAGTAACGCCTGCCACTTCCCCCATTGCCTTGGGCATGGGAGGGGCCATCTGCCACTTTTCCTCCAGTAGCCATTTGGCTTCGCGCCACGTCAGGTAGTGAAGCATAGAGACCCGCGCAGACTCCCGTAAACAGAGCACCGGCGGCGTGTGTATCTCGTCATCTGCGAACCCATCCCTCTGTTCTGAGTAAAGATGAAAGCGAGCTATTTGCGGCTGCCATCGCGGAGTGAATCGGGGAGGGCAACGGCTTGCATTCCTACCCTTTGAAACAAAGCCGTCATCTGCTGATCAGTCCCCGATTGCTTGAGGTCTGCAGGCGGGAGCACTCGAGACTTCGCAGGGACTCCGAATTCGGTAATGACGCGCTCGAAGCCTCCTGGTAGGTAAAAATTGAGAAGTCTTGCTTGATGCGAGTCCACTCGAAAACTATGAACACACCTAGCAGGAATGTATGCGAGAGCTCCGGCCTTAGCATTCAATCTCGTTCCTCCTGCGATCATCGTGAGTTCGCCCTCGATTACATAGATCACCTCATCCTGCTCATGAGTATGTGGCGGTGGGCCCGCGTCCTTCGGGCAAAATTCTTCCATCAGTGAGTAGGAGCCTCCCGTCTGTTCGGCTGTCGCGAGAATGGTCCACAGAACGCCCTGTGACCAGTAGGCCCGAGCGTTGTTCACATTGACCCCGTAAGGCTTGATTGGATTGACGGTGCTCGGCTTCGTCACCATGTTCTCTTTGGTTGGGGGATCCGCAAACGGCAGGGCCACGCCAGCGATTTGGCCGAATTCGCGCGAGCACTCCTCAACCATCCATCGAGGAGGCATTGGAGTCGATCCTGGTACCGGCGGTTTACGCTCTGCTGCAGGCATAGCAAGGCTCATGAGCAGCATTTCGAATCCACCAGGAGTGTAGAAATTTAGAAGACGCGAGTTGGGGGCATCCACAGTGAAGCTGTGTTCGACAAGCCGGGGCACCGAAACCAGAGTACCCGGCCCGGCTTTTACCGTCTCGCCACCGGCATTGAACGTGCAATGACCTTCAAGAACGTAGAGCCCCTCGTCCGAAGGGTGACTGTGAGTAGGAGGACCACCAATACCTGTTCCGCACACCTGCTCCATGAAGCAGAAGTTGCCATTTGTCAGGAAACTGCCCGCCAAGGGCATCCAGAGATTATCGATGAGCCAAAAAGCTGGGCTGTTTTCATTGGTGAGTACATATGGTGAAATCGGCTCGTTCACTCGGTCCTTTCGTACCCACCTTCAGGATTCGTCTCAATTAGCAGCCAAATGTGGCGCTTAGGCGAGCTCATGGATAATCACTTGAAGTGCAACATAGGTTGCTAAAAACTAGAGTCGCGCTCACTGGAATACGTAATTCATCTTACATCCCAATGCTGGACAGTAGGAGAAGCAAGTTGACGCCACCACCGGTGACCTAGGTGAGAACATGAAGAAACTGAGGACTCTCAGGA includes these proteins:
- a CDS encoding LysR family transcriptional regulator, coding for MLDLNDVRVFTVVARKGTFSAAGRELRLPTSTIARATTRLEKHLEVLLLRRSPKGVSLTDAGTEFLVSCNQALRTIRIGSETLQERRVNPRGLIRVCSPIVLANGLLVQILPDFLHKFPEIRIAIETYTDDFEREPRDDVDVFFKIVPPRDSVRRMRKFPSTLRGLFASREYVQRVGKPDRPGELLAHACIGAETWQLTNGSSQVTEVAPTFRVTTCDPVVMCDLVLRGLGIAILPLYMARQPAIFRRLVPLLPQWHPRPAIISALYFGPAALAPKIKVFLDFVGEILGTDRDPRVRDAPFEGLFGKPDEA
- a CDS encoding cupin domain-containing protein; amino-acid sequence: MNEPISPYVLTNENSPAFWLIDNLWMPLAGSFLTNGNFCFMEQVCGTGIGGPPTHSHPSDEGLYVLEGHCTFNAGGETVKAGPGTLVSVPRLVEHSFTVDAPNSRLLNFYTPGGFEMLLMSLAMPAAERKPPVPGSTPMPPRWMVEECSREFGQIAGVALPFADPPTKENMVTKPSTVNPIKPYGVNVNNARAYWSQGVLWTILATAEQTGGSYSLMEEFCPKDAGPPPHTHEQDEVIYVIEGELTMIAGGTRLNAKAGALAYIPARCVHSFRVDSHQARLLNFYLPGGFERVITEFGVPAKSRVLPPADLKQSGTDQQMTALFQRVGMQAVALPDSLRDGSRK